The stretch of DNA AAGCTTGATTTAAACCCGGCCGGGGCGGATAAATGCCGCCCCGGCTTTGATTCCCGGCATTGGCCGACCAACTGTCGCCTGCGCTGGCAAAATCCGCATTCATTCTTAGCTTTAACACATCATGGAAAACGTAATCATCCTGGGCACCGGCTGCGCCGGCCTAACTTCCGCAATTTACACCGCGCGCGCCAATCTGGAGCCTTTGCTCCTGGAAGGCTCCCAGCCCGGCGGCCAGTTGACGACCACCTCCGAGGTGGAGAATTTCCCCGGCTTTCCGGAAGGCATTGATGGCTTCATGCTCATGGACAGCATGCGCAAGCAGGCCACCCGCTTTGGTGCCCGTTTCGCGCAGGACCTCATCAAGACGATCGAAATCGAAGACGGCGTTAAGGTCCTCACCGCCGAGAGTGGCAAGGTTTACAAGGCCCGCACGGTCATCATCGCCACCGGCGCGCGTCCGCGTCTGCTAAACATTCCCGGCGAACAGGAAATGTGGGGCGGCAAAGGCGTTACCACGTGCGCCACGTGCGACGGCGCCTTCTACCGCAACATGGACGTCGTCGTAGTCGGCGGCGGCGACACCGCTTGCGAAGAAGCGCTCTTTTTGACCCGTTTTGCGTCAAAGGTTCACTTGCTACATCGCCGCGATGAGCTGCGTGCCTCCAAAGTCATGGCCGACCGCACCCTCGCCAACGAAAAGATTCAGGCGCACTGGGACACCGTTGCCGAAGAAGTGTTGGCCGACGATTCCGGCATGATGAAGGGCGTCCGCGTCAAAAACATCAAGACCGGTGAAGTCTCCGAGATCGACGCCAAGGGCTTCTTTATCGCTATTGGCCACATCCCGAACACCAGCTTCGCTGCAGGCATTCTCAAGCTCGACGAAGAAGGCTACATCGTCTCCAATCACGAGAGCGGCGTCCGCACCGAAGTCGAGGGCCTTTACGTCGCTGGCGACTGCTCGGACCACGTTTACCGCCAGGCCATCACCGCAGCCGGCATGGGCTGCCGCGCCGCGATCGAGGCCGAACGCTGGCTCGCCGAACAACCCGAGCTCGCCGAAGCGTAAACCACACCATCACAAAATCTTTTCGAAGCGCCGGTCGTTGCTGGCGCTTTTTTGTGGCTATCTTAATGGCAACATCAACATTGACCTAGAATAGCATAACTGGATACATTTCACATCATGAACCACTTAAACGGCAAAATTCTCGCCTACCTCGCGATCGCTTTTATTCAGTTCCTCTTCCAGCCACTGCATGCTGGTTCAATGGATGACTGGGTTACCGGTACCATTGATTTAACTGGAGCAGACAGCACTGAGAAATTCTACCCCGTATATTTTGAATTGGAAAAGCATGCAACTAATGATGAACCACTTCACTCGATTACCATTTTCCGCAGTAATGTGCACGAGGATTCACTGTGGGCTGGCAGCTTGATTGCGCATTTTAAATTTCATCCAAACCGCTACGGCCATGGACCAACATTTGCTGAAAGTTTTATCATATCCCATAGAAATCAGTTTGTAGGAGATTTTGCAGCGACAAATCGCTTGGCAAATCATACTGCAGACCGCGATGGCGCAGGGATAGTCGTTTGGTTGAGAGGCGGCTATACATACCTTTACCGTACACCAACCGTTGTAATTAATGATTACACCATCTCAAACTCGGCAGAGTTCCTAGAGCTGAGACATGAATATAATAGCCAAACACAATCTATAATAAAGGGCGAATCCTTTGGCGTCATTGATGAAATTTCTCCCGAAATAACGAACAACGGCTATACCGGGCCAAGATCTGAATATTTAGTGGACTCATTATTCACTGTCTATGATGAACAAGGTAATATCGTATCCGAGGAGGTGTCAAATGTACCACAAGTCTATGGCACAGAAACGGTTGTCGATTCCATAAGGCTTAGAAAACCATCAGGAGATATTTCGATGGGTGTATTTGGCGAGTAACACAACAGCCATAGCCCCCAAAGCGCCGGTCGTTGCTGGCGCTTTTTTGTGGCTTACCCATGGACGCAGCCACCACGGTGAATTAACTTCATCACATGCGTAACGAACCCATCGCCATTGGCTGGAGCACCACGCCCAGCCGCCAACTCGCTGAAGACATCGGACGCTCGCTCGTCGAGCAGCGCCTCGTGGCCTGTGCGCAGATCACCGGGCCGGTGACGTCGATTTACCGCTGGCAAGGCGACATTTGCCAAGACGAAGAATACCGGCTCGTGCTGAAGTTTTCCGCCGCGCGCGAAAAGGAGGTCCACGCGGCTCTCGTCGCGCTGCACCCGTATGACACACCGCAGTGGATTGTTACGCTGGCCGACTCAGGCTCGGCGGATTACGTTGCCTGGGTCCACGAGAGCGGGCGCGAAGACTTGGCATAAACTATTTCACCGCCCTCTTCCCAGGTGAATCCGTCTTTGGCCAAACCTTGACCCCAGGCACCACGCTGGCCATAGTTCACCCATGCGCCACATCCTTACTTTTGCCACCATTGCGGCCGCTGCCGCCCTACTAACCGCCTGCAAAACCAAAGAAACAAGCACGCCCCCGCCTCCTGCCCAATTGGTTGGCGGCCCCTGCAGCTATGACGAAAAACCCGGCATAGCCACCGTTTCCGATGCTGATGCCGATCAAGTGCGCTTCCTCATCGATGGCAACATAACGCCCTACTCACGCCAGGATTTGCCCGACTTTGACTACGCAACCGGCGCGCAGTTTAAGGTGATCGAAAAGCGCATTACCAAGGGCACTTGCACGCCTTACATTCTAGACATCCTAGGCCCGGCCACCTCCGCAGACCTCGCCCTTCCGCCGCATCCGGCCTCCCGCGAGCCACGCTACACGCACCCGGACACATCCCTGTAAGCCACAGCGAGCACTCTTTGCCAGCGTCACTGCATCCGAGGTCGAGCGCTTCCGAGACCAAGAAATAAAAAAAAAGCAAGAGCGACTCCAGATGTAGGCAATGCCCGCATTTCCTTATCGAGAGGTGATCGAAGAGCTTGGCAGATATATGGCTTTATCTGGCCGAAAAGTGAATATAACTAAAGGGCGCTCTGTGCTAGGATGATGGGAACATCAAACCCCATCACCCCTAAAATGAAATCATTCAAAAAATACCAAGCCCTCGCCTTAGCCTTTGGAACCGCGTCCTTTGCCAGCGCCACTGTCATTGTCGAAGACTGGCAATTCAATACACCCGGCGATAATGAAGGCTGGACGGCCAATGCGTTCACCGTGGCGAACCTCCATGTCGGTCCGGCTGTCAGCGGTTCGGAAACCGTTCTGACCAGCGATAACCTTCAAAACCAGGCGGATCCCAAAATATTCTTTCCCAATGAAGTGATTGCCCTGCCCGTCGGCAGTACTGGCTGGGATCAGTTGGTTATCCGTATTCGTCAAATTGGCGATGATGGCGTTACACCGGTCGCCTTCAACAATGTAGGCTCTTTTGCAATGCTGGGCACGACACCCTGGGGCACTCTGGAGTTCATCGATGGCGACACGGGTGATGGCGACCTGGTCCCCGTGACCCAGGTAACGGAAAGCGACGAGTGGAATATCTTTACCTACGACCTTTCCGAATACACCAGCGGCAGCATCAGCGGTGGCCCGCGGCTAGATCCCATCCAGGGCAATGATATCGGTGGCGGTGTCATCCAAGGCAATTTTGAAATCGACTACGTGACGTTGACGGCAAATTCGATTCCTGAGCCCGGCCAAACCAGCCTGTTGATTGGCGCGGCCTTGCTTGGGTGGATGGCCTATCGCCGCCGGATGTAAAAACGCTTCCCGGGTGCATTGCTCGTCCGTTGATGGTCAGCTAATGACTTGCAGTCACCAAGCGATCCCCATAAATTTATCGGCATGCGCGACATATTGATCGAGCAACAGCGTTACTTTCGCAAAGCAGGCGCAAGCATCGCGGTCAGCCGGGAAATTCGGCAGTGCCCGATGCCTCCACATCGGCATGAGTTTCGCGAGCTCGTCATCATACTATCGGGTGAATGCATCCATAATTACAACGGCAAGCGTTTCCGCATCGGTCGCGGACATGTGCTCTTTATCGACGAAGAGTCCTACCACGCCTACGAAGAGCCCAACTGCCTCAACCTGATCAACATTCTGATCAACACCGAGGCAATTCTGCGAATGGAGCGCGACTTGGTCGAACTTCCAGGTTACGCAGTTCTATTCAATAACAAAAGGCATAGTCTTTGCGGCGAACGTTGCTTGGATGACAAGCATCTCGAGAAAGTGTTAAACTGGATTGACTGCATCGATGATGAAATTGGCGACCCCGACAACTTCGCTGGCTTCATCGTGATGGAGGCATACCTGACGCTGATTCTTTCGTTGATCCTGCGCTACATCACCAAGGAAACGACGACTCCTCAGGAAAAGAATAAGTTCAACGCAACCATCAGTTGGATGGACGCCAACATACATTTACCGCACACCGTCCCGGAATTGGCGCAACGGGCCAGCATGTCTGAACGCAACTTCTATCGTAAGTTTCGAAGCGTTTATGAGATGAGTCCGACCCAATACATTCTCCGGGCGCGCGTACAGCGCGCCAGCATGCTGCTGCACCACGAAGACCTTAGCTGCGAAGAAGTGGCACAACGATGCGGATTTAATCACACCGGGTATTTCTCCACGTGTTTTTACAATCATTTCGGAGCGACCCCTTCCAAATTCAGACAGGCTCTAGCCTGCTCGGCGTAAACTAATTTTCACGCTCATTCCCTCGGGCTGAATAGTGAAAACTATTGGCGCAATTGCCACGGATAAAAATGGCGGCATGGGGATACTATTTTGATGAATCACTTGAACTCCCATGATCATGCCTTTATCCCACACCCCTTACTGTCAGTTGTGGAAATCAGTCCTCATTGCATCTCTGACGCTATATCCACTGGCCCTGAGCCAATTGCATGCAGCGACCTATCATGTTGACGCCATCAATGGCAGCGACGCTAGCGGGGATGGCAGCGCAGCAGCGCCATACGCCTCTCTATCTCCTGTTTACCTCCAGCTCTCCAGTGGCGACCAGGTATTCCTCTACGACGGCAATTATGGAGCATTGGAATACCATAATCAAAGTGCGGACATCTTTAACGACTGGGTGACGATTCAGGCCGCCGAAGGACATAGACCCGAGTTGGATCACATAAGCTTCCATTCTTCGAATCCAGGGCCTGACCGCACGGGATCCTTCAATGCATACCTGCGCGTTATTGGGTGCGACATCGTCGGCACAAGCCGAGACCAGGCAGTCTCGATTACGAGCGCGCGCTATGTTGAAATTGATCAATGCCGCCTGGAAGTGCATGGCCCCTGGACTGGTTCTGAGAACAACATCGAGAAGACTGCATTCTACGTTCGCTACGGCAGCCACATCACCCTCTCCAATAGCGAGATTACCAGAACCGGAACCGGTGTAAGCGCGCAGGGGCGCAACATCCAAATTCTCTACAATCATATTCACGACATTACCCACGACGGCATTCGGGCAACTGGACTGGAGGATTCCCTTATCGAGGGCAACCATATCCATGGGCTCGACGATGGCGTCGATGACAATCAGGCCTCATGGAGCAAGCATTGCGACGCCATTCATATCTTTATCGCCGGAGGAGGCTCGGCCGACTCGCTCATACCGAACGTAAACCTGATCGTGCGCGGCAATATTATACATGACATCGAGGCGCAAAGCGTGCAGTTCAACAACTACTTCCGTTTCCCCGAAGTGCACAACGCCAACATCACTTTTGAAAACAACATCTTTGGCCCGGTTAATTCAGTATTCGTTTTCAATGACGCCGAGCCAGTTGATGGCCTCACGATCCGCAACAACAGCTTTTTATATATTCCCGGCGGCACGAGCTATGTCAGCCCGAATAACGAAACTCACCGCACACTGATCTCCGATAATCATGGCCTTCGGGTCACGGACCAAACCACCGATTTGCAGGTCTACAATAACATCCTGCCCTACGGTGCGATGCCTACTGACACTGCCGACGTATTCGCCAATAATGTCATCTTCAATGCGCCATCAGAAAACATCTATGTCGGCGATCAGTCCAACATCGCCACGCCGGAAGAACAATTCGTCAATCCATTGGCTTTTGATGGTGCCTTGCGCAACACCAGTTGGGCAATAGACCGCGCATCGACAACCTTACCAATACATCCAACCGACATCCATGGCGTTACTCGAAATACCCCTGCAGAAGCGGGTGCCAGCGAATTCTTTGTCACAGAGATCCAGCCGATTGTTGGTATCGCGCGTTGGGACTTCGATAACAATTCCCTGGATAGTTCAGGCAATAATTTGAATAGCTCGCTGCAGGGCAATGCGTCTTATACGACAGACAGAATTTCCGGCACACACGCCTTGGAGCTCGATGGCTCAGGTGACTTTGCCGTGATTCCCAATCATACCAGCCTGCAAATTACGGGTGACCTAACCCTGGCAGCGCACATCAAGCCGACAAGCACGGGAATGCATCAAAACATTCTCGCGAAATCTTTCAACGACGGCTACCGGCTTCGCGTCACCAATAACGGGAAGTTGCAATTAATATTGGGCATTCCTGACAGCGGTCCGGGGCAGGTAGTCGGAGCAACGTCACTATCCTCGGTCACCTATGGCGCTTGGCAACATGTAGCTTGCACAGTTTCCTTTAACGGTAGCAGCGCTGAAGTGCGGTTTTACATCAATGGAGTTCACGACTCGACCATCCCCTTGAGTCTGAGTGGCATTGAAGCAGGTAATGGCGATCTGTATATCGGTAGCGGCAATGCCGCCATCGAATCATTCACTGGGCTGATCGACAATGCGATGATCTTTGATTACTCACTGAGCAGTCAGGATATTCAAACGATATACACGAACCACTCACTGCCAACCGACCCGGTGGATGGCAATACCCCGCCGACCATCGAACCAATGAGCAGTTTGATCGTAAACGTTGGCGCGTCGCTGCAGCTACGCGTCAGCGCGGAAGACCGCGACGGGGAACTCATGACCATGTCAGCGGGAATCCTGCCTGAATTCATTCAATTTACTGACCACCACAACGGACGTGCTGACTTCGAGATGACTCCTCAACTTGCCGACATTGGGGATTATCGAATCCTCTTGTCTGTCAGTGACGGGGAGGAAACTTCCTACGCCCAAATCCCCGTTCGTGTTCAAGCGCCTCGCGCCGTGGGCTACTGGACATTCAATGGCGACATGCTGGATCATTCCGGCTGGGGTCACCCCACGCAAGCATCTGGCGGCGCTTCACTGAGCACCGATGCCCCGGTTGGCAGCCACGCTCTCGCGCTCAACGGCGATGACCAGCATCTGGTAATCGATGACGCGCCTGTTTTGCGGATCACTGGTGACATGACTCTTGCCGCCTATATCAAAACCACGACTTCCGGGCAGTCACAGAACATCATCGCCAAAAGTTTTAACGACGGCTATCGTTTACGGCTTTCTGGCGCTAATCAGCCGCAACTGATCTTGGGTGCCGGAGCGTCAGTTATCGGCATCAGTTCCGAGTCTACGATTCCCGTTGGGCAGTGGCGCCATATCGCGGTCACCATCACGTTTGAAGGATCTGTCGGAACCGCGCGCTTTTACATTGATGGGCAATTGAGCGACACAGAGAGTTTCAACGCTTCTGGCATTGAGGCGGGCAATGGGGCTCTGGTGATTGGCGCCGCGTCCCCAACAAACACAGAGTCATTCGAAGGACTCATCGACCAAGTGCGGATTGAAAACCGGGCGCTCAGCGCCGCCGAAATTGAAAACATCATCCCGCACAATGCATATTCCCTCATTGAAGACACCGATAACGATGGCGTAGCGAATATCTATGATTATGCATTCAACGGCGATCCCGCCGCCGGCCGACACGTAGCGTTTCGCCAATTCAGTGAGCAGATTCTGCCATCGGAGAATGGTCCCACTCTGTCGATGACGTTTCCGGTTCGCGCCGACGGCATCTACCTCGGCGATGGCGTCAGCCCGGAAATACTCGTCGACGGCATAACTTATCGAATCCATGGCGACACGGATTTGTCGCCGCCCTACGATCTTCCGGTGATGGAAGTTAGCCCGGCTATAACCAATGGCCTGCCTTCGCTGGTGCCCGAGTACGAATACCGCACGTTTCGCCTGGCTCCGCTCTCCGGTGAAATTACCAGGGGATTCATGACGGTGGAAGTGCTCGAGCAATAGCATGCCCAATGGCCGAATAGTGGAATAACTTGGCGCTAATCATTTCGCACCAGGTATCGGTCCATTCGCTGAATTTCACTTTCGACCGGCCATCGCTGAAATCCAGCTGCTCTACATCCTTTCGGAGTCACGCAAACGACGGGCCGCCAGCCTCCGATCTTTGGCTTTCAGGGACCTGCGGATTTGCTTGCCGTGATTTTTAACCAACGCATAGTAAATGCCCGATATTTCGTGACGATGCAGGCATTCAGCAATCTTTAGGAAAATGAATTAACCCGATTTTCTGAGCTCAGGCACGCCCTGAAATCAATCGGGCTGCACTTTCAGGTTGCCATAGCCAATTTTCGCCATCGAAGTATTTATATAACCAGCTGATATAGATAGGTTTGTCCCCATAGTTCAATGGATAGAACCGCGGTTTCCTAAACCGTTAATCCGAGTTCGAGTCTCGGTGGGGGCACCATTTTTTCTCGGGCCGCGACTTCGTAAGCTTTGCTTCTTCATTTCAACTAGTAGCTAGCTGACAATTTATGCCAACTGATTCAGGAAGCATACATATAATGTCAATTTGCCGCAAAAACAAAACGCGGATAAAAAAGCATTAGCTATTGCAGCACAATCACTTAGGATCAACATACTACACATTGGCATGGACAATGGAGCTTCACGGTTCCTATGAAAACATTCCGCAGATTCCTTGTCATACTTTCCGCTGTGTGCAGTGCCATGGTTGCACAGGCCGCAGGGGTATTAACACCGGTTAACAGTCAACATCAACCCTTGGAGATCCGCTCGCACGAAGTGCAGGTAGTCATCAACAACGGGTTTGCCCAGACACTGGTTACCCAGACTTTCTACAACCCCAACCCGGTCGATCTGGAGGCCATCTACGCTTTCCCGGTTCCCGAGGATGCCTCGCTGGCGGAGATGCGCATGCGCTCCGGCGAAACCACACTGGAAGGCGAAGTCATTCCCAAGCTGGAGGCAGACCGCATTTACGAAGAGGAGAAAAATGCCGGCAACAACGCGGGCAAAGCCGAAAAGCAGAGCTACCAGCGCTTTGAATTTCGCGTCTCCCCCGTCCGAGCCAACGCCGAGGCACGCATGGAGTTCGTCTACTATCAGCCGGTGACGATGGACCACAACGTCGGCCGCTACCTTTACCCGCTTGAGGAAGGCGGCACCGATGAGCTGGCCGAGTCCTTCTGGACCCGTAATGAGAAGGTAACCGGTAGCTTTGCCGCCACCGTGGAAATCCGCTCCGCCTACCCATTGGAAGACCTTCGCGCACCGGGCTTTAATAACCAGTTCATCGACCACGGCAACGGCCACTACCAGTGGCAGTATTCCACTGACCAGGGAACGACGCTGAATCAGGACCTCGTTATTTATTATCGCTTGCCCGAAGACTTGCCGGGGCGTGTAGACCTTCTCACTCACCGTGCGCCGGGTGCCGCAGAAGGCACGTTTATGATGATCGTCACGCCCGGCGTGGACCTGCAACCGCTGAGCAACGGTGCCGACTACTGCTTCGTGCTCGACACTTCCGGCTCCATGCAAGGCAAGATCGCCATGCTCGCCGATGGCGTGGAGCGCGCCTTGGGCAAGCTCAGCGACCGCGACCGATTCCGCATCGTGACCTTCAGCGACAGCAGCCGCAACCTCACTCGCGACTGGGTCCCCGCCACCACGGAAAACGTCCAGCAATACATTGCCCAAGTTAAAACGCTCCAGCCGGGCGGCAGCACCAATCTCTACGCCGGTGTCCAGGCAGGCATGCGCAATCTCGATGACGACCGCGCCACGAACTTCATCCTCGTGACCGACGCGGTGGCCAATCAGGGCATCGTGGAGCCAGCCAAGTTTGATGCGCTCATGCGCCAACAGGACATCCGCTTCTTCGGTTTTCTCCTGGGCAACAGCGCCAACTGGCCACTCATGCGCACCATTTGCGAGGCGACCGACGGCCAGTATGACTCCATCTCCAACGCTGACGACATCTTCGGGAAAATCCTGCTCGCCAAAGATCGCATCACCACCGAGGCCCTGCTCGATGTCGACTTCAAGATCAGCGGCGTGCGCACCAGCGACGTTTCCCGCAACGCACACCGCAAGCTCTACCGCGGACAGCAGCTCGTCCTGCTCGGCCGCTACGAGGGAGACGGCCAGGCTGAAATCAAACTGACCGCCAGAAAATCCGAAGGCGAGAAAACGTATCGCACCACGGTAAACTTCCCGCAAACCGACGAGACTTATCCCGAGCTGGAACGCATCTGGGCAATGACGCGCGTGCAAGACTTCGAGCGCCAGAAAAACCTGGGCAAACTTCCCGCAAGCGAAGCATCCACGATGATTCAAGACATCGGCGTGCAGTACCAAATCGTGACTGACGAAACGTCGATGCTCGTGCTCGATGACGCGACCTTTGCCAAGCACGGCATCGATCGCAAAAACCAGCAGCGCATGCAGGCGGAGCACGCCGCCCAAGCCCAGCGCCAAGCCTCACCGGCTAAGGTTGTTCGCGCCGACAGCGAGAGCCCCATGTTCACCTTGCCCACGCCACGAATCGGCGGCGGCGGTGGAGGCGGTGCCTTCGAGGGCCCGGTCGCTGCGCTCTTGGTGGCGTTCGCCGGTTGGTTTTACGCGGCCAATCGTCGCAAAGAAAAGTAGCCAGACATGCCCGGGGGGTCGCGTCGAAAGAGCGGCCTTCCGGGCTCCTTTGCACTCAGAAAATCGCTAACTGATACCGACCATGCCAGCCATAATCCTCACGCTGATCGCGGTTCTCATCTACGCTTCGCCCACGCTAACCGAGGCCCTCCAATGGACGCGTGGCGATGACGCCATCTCTTCACTGTGGACCGCCCACCTCACACACTGGACCTCAGGCCATCTGCTTTGGGACGCGGTGATGTTTGCCGTGTTTGGCCTTATCGCGACGCGTGTCTTTGGGCTACGGCTCCTGGCCACATTCTTCATTGCCGCACCGGTGATCGCGCTCGGCGTCGCCCACTGGGCACCGGAGTTGACGAGTTATCGCGGGCTCAGTGGCATCGATACGCTGCTGGTTGTCTTCGTATCCCTGAAGATACTTTGCGATGCAAAGCAAGCGCGCTCTATTCGCGTCGCCGCAATCACACTACTACTCGGACTGGCGGGCAAAACGCTGTTTGAAGCCATGACCCACGGCGCGCTCTTCGCTGGTGACCTCGGGCCCGGCGTGACAACCGTCCCCCTCGCCCACTTAATTGGAGGCACGATTGGCGCTGCGTTAGCGTTGCTGCCGACGCCATTGGTCCGCATGAAAAAGTCCCCGCCGCAGCGGGGACTTTGCATTGCAAAGCAGTGTGGTGACGGTGGTTAAGGTGCGAAGGTAACTACGTCGACGCGGAAGTCGTCGTAGTGGACCTTTTGATGGACGTTGGTGTTCTCCGTGTGGATGCCGATACCGCCTGCGGTAAAGGTCGACAAGGCCGTGGAGTCCGTGTCGGTGTAGGAGAAGTCAACGGAGCTATCGATATCCGCATCGACCTCGATCGTGATGCCGCTGCCGCTCTGACGCACGGAGACCAAGTAGTCGCGCGAGCCACTGTGCGGGAGCTCAATATCGGAATCCGTCGCGAGGACGGTTTCCACGCCGCCGAGTCGGCGGATCAGCCGACCGTTGTCGCGACTGATGTCGATCCAGTAGCAGTTGTCCTCATCGATGGTCAGCACGGTGACACCGGAGCCAATTGTGATGTAGGCGTTGAAAGCGGTGAACTGTAGGTCGTATTCCTGCCAGTCGTCGCCTTGCTCGGAGATAAGCCACGCGTTCTTGGTCTGCCCACTGACGCCGTTGGGCTCATAGAGCGCCTGGCGGCTCAGGTGGGTGCTCATTTGCACGTAGGGTTTGAACGTGTCGTAACCACTTGGGCGATACCAACTGAGGCCCTGCGTCGCGGTGGTGTTCAGCCAGTCGTCAACGTCGTTGTAATGGCCGTCCTCGAAGTCATCGACAAAGATGGTTTTCGTGTCGTTGACAATGGTTGGCGTTGGCTCGGCGGAAGGTGAATTGCCCGGCTCTTCCCAGGCACCGATGTCAGGGCGCAGGTCGATCAAGGTGCCGGCCAAATCTTCACCCGGCAAAGCGCTCGGCGCGAAGGCCAGTGTGCCAGCGTTGATGGACGGACTGGTTGACTGCAAAGCCCCATCAAAATCCGCCGCATTGACGAGTTCGTAGTCTACACCGATTTGCGTAAAGCGGCCAAAGGCACGCTTGTCATCGACGCCGGATGGCAGCGGGTTGGGCGTTTCTTGCAGGATATTCCAGTCGAACAAGTCCACTTGTGCATTCGCGTCGATGCTGATGCGGGCGAGGTTGTTATTGTAAATTTCCACGCCGGTCGAAGCGCCGATGCGGACGCTATGGTTATCCATCGGCCACTGGGTACCGTGCAAGCCAAAGGTGCGCCCGCTGGGAATGTAGGCCACCGTGTTGTGGCGGAAGATGAGGTTGTCCACGCCGTCGGCATTGTTGAAAAGGTTAGCCTGCGTCGGGCCGAAAACGTTGTATTCGAAGGTGATGTTTTTGTTCCGCAAACCGGAGGCGTAGTAGTTATTGAACTGCACGCCCTGCGCCTCGGAATCGAAGAGCACGTTGTAGCGGAAGGTCACGCCGTTGTTCTCCATGCCAGGATTACCGGGGCCGGGGATGAAGATGTGAATGAGGTCACAGTGCCGAGACCAAGTGGGCTCCTGAGCATCGGTGACGCCGTCATCGAAGCGACAGATGATGTTGTCTTCGACGAGCGCATTCCACCAGCCGATCACGCGGATGCCATCATGCGTGCCGTCGTGGATGTAGTTACCGCGCACCAGGATATCGTGGCCGCGACCGGAGATCGCCGTGCCGGTGTTGGTAATCTCGCAGCCTTCGATAGTGATGTCCGTACCGTTGCGGAAACTGACGGCGGTCTTTTCAATATTGGCCACACTTCCGGTCCACGGACCAAAGCGCTCGACGAGACAGTTGTAAAGTCCCCAATGCTTGCCGCCATCGCATTGCCAGCCGTCACGCAAGATGAGGCCTTCGAGGCGAATGTAGGCGTTGTAACCACCCGTCTGGTCGGATGGACCCGCAGGCCCGGCAACCGTGAAGTTATCCAACTCGGGCGAAGCGCCGGGAGCGGCTTTAATCGTTACCCAGTCGCTAAAAATGTCGCCACCTTCGTTTAGGAAAATGTCGCCATAGGAGCCGTCGCGCAAGGCCACGGTTTCACCACCGGTCACGACATTGTCGAGAACATGTTGCAGCGTCTCGTAAGGGTTGCCGCTGGAGCCGTCGCCCGTCGTGTCATCGCCGCTGTTGGCATCGACATAGATTGCCGTTTCCAC from Cerasicoccus sp. TK19100 encodes:
- a CDS encoding rhomboid family intramembrane serine protease; translation: MPAIILTLIAVLIYASPTLTEALQWTRGDDAISSLWTAHLTHWTSGHLLWDAVMFAVFGLIATRVFGLRLLATFFIAAPVIALGVAHWAPELTSYRGLSGIDTLLVVFVSLKILCDAKQARSIRVAAITLLLGLAGKTLFEAMTHGALFAGDLGPGVTTVPLAHLIGGTIGAALALLPTPLVRMKKSPPQRGLCIAKQCGDGG
- a CDS encoding right-handed parallel beta-helix repeat-containing protein, whose translation is MLRFTSLPGRMSGLCAALAALCASTASADVIALDLTVGFNYDAYISEAEADHAFLYDPPGDWNLGGRLVHQVFDEHSPGTGSSRTYAWDDQTTSGLPASGALTTGYGTFQLSTELDAEPVGGFVQPSVGVTPSQPIASNAVRVYRPHTGSTGNPLAIASMDLPVAQQGFYDSCNFLVSGNDRKVYIYADYDDGAGGVDSELIYESPGTPKTTSESGFPEPNSGGTPDNPDIVAALTMSEYWSQTSNYSLIRPGTATMWTFEDPLPLDDTKELIGFTIAIHDSDNWQTREAVIYAAAANSVETAIYVDANSGDDTTGDGSSGNPYETLQHVLDNVVTGGETVALRDGSYGDIFLNEGGDIFSDWVTIKAAPGASPELDNFTVAGPAGPSDQTGGYNAYIRLEGLILRDGWQCDGGKHWGLYNCLVERFGPWTGSVANIEKTAVSFRNGTDITIEGCEITNTGTAISGRGHDILVRGNYIHDGTHDGIRVIGWWNALVEDNIICRFDDGVTDAQEPTWSRHCDLIHIFIPGPGNPGMENNGVTFRYNVLFDSEAQGVQFNNYYASGLRNKNITFEYNVFGPTQANLFNNADGVDNLIFRHNTVAYIPSGRTFGLHGTQWPMDNHSVRIGASTGVEIYNNNLARISIDANAQVDLFDWNILQETPNPLPSGVDDKRAFGRFTQIGVDYELVNAADFDGALQSTSPSINAGTLAFAPSALPGEDLAGTLIDLRPDIGAWEEPGNSPSAEPTPTIVNDTKTIFVDDFEDGHYNDVDDWLNTTATQGLSWYRPSGYDTFKPYVQMSTHLSRQALYEPNGVSGQTKNAWLISEQGDDWQEYDLQFTAFNAYITIGSGVTVLTIDEDNCYWIDISRDNGRLIRRLGGVETVLATDSDIELPHSGSRDYLVSVRQSGSGITIEVDADIDSSVDFSYTDTDSTALSTFTAGGIGIHTENTNVHQKVHYDDFRVDVVTFAP
- a CDS encoding VIT and vWA domain-containing protein, whose protein sequence is MVAQAAGVLTPVNSQHQPLEIRSHEVQVVINNGFAQTLVTQTFYNPNPVDLEAIYAFPVPEDASLAEMRMRSGETTLEGEVIPKLEADRIYEEEKNAGNNAGKAEKQSYQRFEFRVSPVRANAEARMEFVYYQPVTMDHNVGRYLYPLEEGGTDELAESFWTRNEKVTGSFAATVEIRSAYPLEDLRAPGFNNQFIDHGNGHYQWQYSTDQGTTLNQDLVIYYRLPEDLPGRVDLLTHRAPGAAEGTFMMIVTPGVDLQPLSNGADYCFVLDTSGSMQGKIAMLADGVERALGKLSDRDRFRIVTFSDSSRNLTRDWVPATTENVQQYIAQVKTLQPGGSTNLYAGVQAGMRNLDDDRATNFILVTDAVANQGIVEPAKFDALMRQQDIRFFGFLLGNSANWPLMRTICEATDGQYDSISNADDIFGKILLAKDRITTEALLDVDFKISGVRTSDVSRNAHRKLYRGQQLVLLGRYEGDGQAEIKLTARKSEGEKTYRTTVNFPQTDETYPELERIWAMTRVQDFERQKNLGKLPASEASTMIQDIGVQYQIVTDETSMLVLDDATFAKHGIDRKNQQRMQAEHAAQAQRQASPAKVVRADSESPMFTLPTPRIGGGGGGGAFEGPVAALLVAFAGWFYAANRRKEK